The proteins below are encoded in one region of Ammoniphilus sp. CFH 90114:
- the queC gene encoding 7-cyano-7-deazaguanine synthase QueC has product MTKKAVIILSGGLDSTTCMGIAEREGYTCYPLTFDYGQRHKHEVEQAKKVAAHYEVPQHKIVDIAFLGQIGGSALTDSSIEVPDYTGSKEVPVTYVPARNMIFLSLAAAYAEVVGAEAIYIGVSSVDYSGYPDCRPEFIRSMTETINLATQAGIKEGNLKILAPLSHLSKAQTIQLGIDLNVPYHLTTSCYRGGESACGTCDSCKLRLQGFEQAGAKDPIPYM; this is encoded by the coding sequence ATGACGAAGAAGGCTGTGATTATTCTCAGCGGTGGTTTAGACAGCACCACTTGTATGGGCATTGCTGAGCGAGAAGGATATACCTGTTATCCTTTAACCTTTGATTACGGGCAGAGGCATAAGCATGAAGTCGAACAGGCAAAAAAAGTGGCTGCTCATTATGAAGTACCGCAGCATAAGATTGTCGATATCGCCTTTCTCGGCCAGATCGGAGGCAGTGCCTTAACTGATTCCTCCATTGAAGTCCCGGATTATACAGGAAGTAAAGAAGTCCCTGTGACCTATGTTCCTGCTAGAAATATGATCTTTCTGTCTTTGGCAGCTGCTTACGCTGAAGTCGTTGGAGCTGAAGCCATCTATATCGGTGTCAGTAGTGTGGATTACAGCGGATACCCGGACTGCCGCCCGGAGTTTATTCGCTCCATGACTGAGACCATAAATCTAGCCACTCAAGCGGGAATAAAGGAAGGAAATCTCAAGATTCTTGCTCCTTTAAGCCACTTATCTAAAGCCCAAACCATTCAGCTTGGCATAGACCTGAATGTCCCGTATCATTTGACTACTTCTTGTTATCGCGGAGGGGAATCGGCCTGCGGTACTTGCGATAGCTGCAAGCTCCGTTTACAAGGCTTTGAGCAGGCTGGAGCGAAAGATCCCATTCCTTATATGTAA
- a CDS encoding radical SAM protein, which produces MEMTMKLPMVEIFETVEGEGLKAGFLTTFVRLYNCNLRCTWCDTKYSYAPHSPEFFATIEEITEQVRKFGNPSICLTGGEPLMHGSKSLALIAALAELPHVEDIHIETNGAILLRPFHELRESHHLVKEKVRFVLDYKLTSSGETQSMIMENFHYLGSRDEIKFVVGNAAEFAEASRIIEEFYQQGQILFSPVWDQLAPAELVKLMLQSPFKQAKLSLQTHKYIWHPDTKGV; this is translated from the coding sequence ATGGAGATGACGATGAAACTGCCCATGGTAGAGATTTTTGAGACGGTGGAAGGCGAGGGGTTAAAAGCCGGGTTTCTCACCACTTTTGTCCGCTTATACAACTGTAACTTGCGATGTACCTGGTGTGATACCAAGTATAGTTATGCCCCGCATTCTCCTGAATTTTTTGCTACGATCGAAGAAATTACCGAGCAGGTAAGAAAGTTCGGGAACCCTTCTATTTGTCTAACCGGCGGCGAACCCTTAATGCATGGTTCAAAATCACTCGCTCTCATTGCCGCTCTTGCTGAGCTTCCTCATGTGGAGGATATCCATATTGAAACCAATGGGGCGATTCTACTTCGTCCCTTCCACGAATTAAGAGAAAGTCATCATCTGGTGAAAGAAAAAGTAAGGTTCGTTCTGGATTATAAATTAACTTCGAGTGGAGAAACCCAAAGCATGATCATGGAGAATTTCCATTATCTTGGTTCCCGGGATGAAATAAAGTTCGTAGTAGGCAATGCAGCGGAATTTGCAGAGGCAAGCCGTATTATTGAAGAATTTTATCAACAAGGTCAAATCCTTTTCAGCCCTGTGTGGGATCAGCTTGCACCGGCGGAGCTCGTAAAGTTGATGCTTCAATCACCTTTTAAACAGGCTAAATTAAGCTTACAAACCCATAAATACATTTGGCATCCGGATACGAAAGGAGTGTAA
- the queD gene encoding 6-carboxytetrahydropterin synthase QueD: MSEYKIPTRVQKLGEDITYNQLKYHHRRVGVVKEFTFDAAHHLHAYDGKCVNLHGHTYKVIIHFSGFVNEIGIVVDFGDIKTIFKEKIESKLDHQYLNEVLPAMNTTAENMIVWIWEELEKAIAEMKNDDLRIEELTLYETPTSYAYLKREWMAD; the protein is encoded by the coding sequence ATGTCTGAATACAAAATTCCAACAAGAGTACAAAAGCTAGGGGAAGACATTACCTACAATCAATTAAAATATCATCACCGACGAGTTGGCGTAGTAAAGGAATTTACGTTTGACGCCGCTCATCATCTGCATGCCTATGACGGTAAGTGCGTCAACCTACATGGGCATACGTATAAGGTGATTATCCATTTTAGCGGTTTTGTGAATGAGATCGGAATTGTTGTTGACTTTGGTGATATAAAAACCATTTTTAAAGAGAAGATTGAGTCTAAGCTTGATCATCAATACCTTAATGAAGTATTGCCAGCTATGAACACAACAGCGGAGAATATGATTGTCTGGATCTGGGAGGAGCTAGAAAAAGCGATAGCAGAGATGAAGAATGATGATCTTCGGATTGAAGAACTTACCCTCTACGAAACCCCTACCAGCTACGCTTATCTCAAGCGAGAATGGATGGCAGACTGA
- a CDS encoding NADH:flavin oxidoreductase/NADH oxidase yields MSKLFEPFVLKNLELKNRVVFPPCCQYSALAKDGMPTDWHFVHYTSRAIGGTGLIIIEMTNVEDRGRISDQCLGIWSDDHIPAFQRIIEECHKYGAKVAIQIGHAGRKAQDAPEPVSCSPLAFNDQFTTPHELTTSEVEAMVETFRKGVERAIKAGVDTVELHGAHGYLIHQFSSPYTNKRTDKYGEDKFLFGEEVIRAVKEIMPKDMPLMMRISAVEYVDGGYQLDYGVEMAKRYRSAGVDLFHISSGGEGPIGSAGRPGVHPGYQVPLAERIKQEVDVPVIAVGKLDHAPLAEAVLGNNQADLIAVGRGILRNPYWANEASIVLDKKPLTPKPYERAY; encoded by the coding sequence ATGTCAAAGTTATTCGAACCTTTCGTGCTAAAAAACCTAGAACTTAAGAATCGGGTCGTTTTTCCACCATGTTGCCAATACTCTGCTCTAGCCAAGGATGGGATGCCAACCGATTGGCATTTTGTTCATTATACAAGTCGAGCGATCGGCGGAACGGGGCTTATTATTATTGAAATGACCAACGTGGAGGATAGGGGACGGATCAGCGATCAATGCCTTGGCATTTGGAGTGATGATCATATTCCTGCTTTCCAACGCATCATTGAGGAGTGCCATAAGTATGGGGCCAAGGTAGCGATCCAGATTGGTCATGCTGGACGCAAGGCTCAAGATGCTCCTGAGCCTGTGTCGTGTTCCCCGCTGGCCTTTAACGACCAATTCACAACACCGCATGAACTGACGACCTCGGAAGTGGAAGCGATGGTAGAAACATTCCGGAAGGGTGTAGAAAGAGCGATCAAGGCAGGCGTAGATACGGTAGAACTCCATGGTGCTCACGGGTATCTCATCCATCAATTCTCATCTCCTTATACGAACAAGCGAACCGACAAGTATGGAGAGGACAAGTTCTTGTTTGGGGAAGAAGTCATCCGTGCAGTCAAGGAAATTATGCCAAAGGACATGCCTCTGATGATGCGTATATCCGCTGTTGAATATGTGGACGGAGGATATCAGCTTGACTATGGTGTGGAGATGGCTAAGCGTTACCGCAGCGCGGGAGTAGACCTTTTCCATATCTCATCCGGTGGGGAAGGTCCGATCGGATCAGCCGGACGCCCGGGCGTACATCCCGGTTATCAGGTTCCTCTGGCAGAGCGTATTAAACAAGAAGTCGATGTTCCTGTCATTGCAGTAGGAAAACTAGATCATGCCCCTCTAGCGGAAGCTGTCCTCGGAAACAACCAAGCTGACCTCATTGCTGTTGGAAGAGGCATTCTTAGAAATCCTTATTGGGCAAACGAAGCATCTATTGTACTAGATAAAAAGCCATTAACACCTAAACCTTATGAGAGAGCGTACTAG
- a CDS encoding alanine racemase, translating into MPNHWVHHPIDTPAVLVHQEILQKNIHDMAVFAKTYHLALRPHIKTHKIPEIARMQLAAGAVGVTTAKLGEAEVMAAHGITDILIAYPIIGKEKLKRLEELRKIAKVMTVVDGREQALELSQYANERNLQFEVLMEMDSGLRRCGVLPGQDALALYRELAELPGIRLQGIMTHAGHAYGATGIDQVREIALQEGTIMVETAQLLREADLAAPEVSVGSTPTVRISGQVEGVTEIRPGNYVFNDLTQIRLGVATQDQCALRVATRIVSKPAEDRFIIDAGAKTFALDQGAHGTTGVSGYGRVVGHPECTIARLSEEHGIVIVQGATKLQVGDIIEIIPNHSCPVANLTNEVHVVSRGVVSAVWKVAARGKTS; encoded by the coding sequence ATGCCAAATCATTGGGTTCATCACCCTATTGATACCCCTGCTGTTCTTGTTCATCAGGAGATTTTGCAAAAAAATATTCATGATATGGCGGTTTTCGCTAAAACGTATCATCTTGCCCTCCGCCCTCATATTAAAACACATAAGATTCCCGAGATCGCACGGATGCAGCTAGCCGCTGGAGCTGTTGGCGTGACAACAGCTAAATTAGGAGAAGCCGAGGTGATGGCAGCTCACGGAATAACAGACATCCTTATCGCCTATCCAATCATCGGCAAGGAGAAGTTGAAGCGCTTAGAGGAATTGAGAAAAATAGCTAAGGTCATGACTGTCGTGGACGGTCGAGAGCAGGCCTTAGAGCTTTCACAATACGCTAACGAGCGTAATTTACAATTTGAAGTGCTCATGGAAATGGATTCAGGACTACGGCGTTGCGGTGTACTTCCTGGCCAAGATGCGTTAGCTTTATACCGTGAGTTGGCCGAGCTTCCTGGAATAAGGCTTCAAGGGATCATGACTCATGCGGGCCATGCCTATGGGGCAACAGGAATTGATCAAGTCAGAGAGATAGCTCTTCAGGAAGGAACGATCATGGTAGAGACGGCCCAGCTTCTGCGGGAGGCAGACCTGGCGGCCCCAGAGGTGAGTGTTGGATCCACTCCCACGGTGAGAATTTCCGGTCAGGTTGAAGGCGTTACAGAAATTCGCCCAGGAAACTATGTGTTCAACGATCTCACCCAAATTCGTCTAGGTGTGGCCACGCAAGATCAATGTGCACTCCGAGTGGCGACAAGAATTGTGAGTAAACCTGCTGAAGATCGGTTCATCATTGATGCGGGTGCCAAGACGTTCGCCCTTGATCAAGGAGCGCACGGAACCACAGGAGTCTCGGGCTATGGCCGAGTAGTGGGTCACCCTGAATGCACAATTGCTCGTTTATCAGAGGAACATGGAATTGTTATAGTACAGGGTGCGACTAAACTTCAAGTCGGAGATATTATTGAAATTATCCCTAATCATAGTTGTCCAGTAGCCAATCTAACGAATGAGGTTCACGTCGTTTCTAGAGGTGTTGTGAGTGCAGTATGGAAGGTAGCCGCACGTGGAAAGACATCGTAA